In Dunckerocampus dactyliophorus isolate RoL2022-P2 chromosome 14, RoL_Ddac_1.1, whole genome shotgun sequence, one DNA window encodes the following:
- the ciao2b gene encoding cytosolic iron-sulfur assembly component 2B, translating to MSGGTRLENANPVIFQRSGERLQTAADEDEDVCDPIDDREIFDLIRSINDPEHPLSLEELNVVEQVRVKVNDADSTVGIEFTPTIPHCSMATLIGLSIKVKLLRSLPDRFKIDVHITPGTHASEEAVNKQLADKERVAAALENSSLLEVVNQCLSSRSV from the exons ATGTCTGGCGGAACCCGTCTGGAAAACGCCAACCCAGTGATATTCCAGCGATCCGGCGAGAGGCTACAGACAGCCGCCGACGAGGATGAAGACGTGTGTGACCCCATCGACGACAGAGAAATATTCG ATTTGATCAGATCCATCAATGACCCGGAACATCCGCTCTCCCTGGAAGAACTCAACGTGGTGGAGCAAGTTAGAGTCAAA GTGAACGATGCGGACAGTACCGTGGGTATCGAATTCACTCCCACCATCCCCCACTGTAGCATGGCAACGCTCATTGGACTGTCAATCAAAGTCAAGCTGCTGCGTTCTCTGCCGGACCGCTTTAAA ATTGACGTGCACATCACGCCGGGGACGCACGCCTCAGAGGAAGCAG TGAATAAGCAGCTGGCCGACAAAGAGCGAGTGGCGGCAGCTCTGGAGAACTCGTCTCTACTGGAGGTGGTTAACCAGTGTCTGTCCTCCAGGAGTGTCTGA
- the LOC129194380 gene encoding galectin-related protein B-like, whose product MAVQAAENDAINVEDDQLNDSLGNPGLISPDKEDLARLLTVPFSGRIRGGMRPGKKIIVMGIVDLEPDSFDVSLTCGRDVDKEELAYDVALKLTARFSDRQFLRSARVAGKWTEEEASTAYFPFIPDQPFRVEIHCEHQRFRIFVDGHQLFDFYHKVKSLTSIDTVRIDGDLQITKLG is encoded by the exons ATGGCGGTGCAGGCAGCAGAAAACGACGCGATA AACGTGGAGGATGACCAGCTGAACGACTCGCTGGGGAACCCTGGCCTCATCTCACCTGACAAGGAGGATTTAGCACGTCTCCTG ACGGTGCCCTTCAGTGGACGCATCCGGGGTGGCATGAGGCCCGGGAAGAAGATCATAGTGATGGGCATTGTGGACTTGGAGCCAGACAG CTTTGACGTGAGCCTGACCTGCGGACGGGACgtggacaaggaggagctggcATACGACGTGGCCCTCAAGCTCACCGCTCGCTTCTCGGACCGCCAGTTCCTGCGCAGTGCTCGTGTCGCCGGGAAATGGACCGAGGAGGAGGCGTCCACTGCCTACTTTCCCTTCATCCCCGATCAGCCTTTTAGG GTGGAGATCCACTGCGAGCACCAAAGATTCCGAATATTCGTGGACGGACACCAGCTCTTTGACTTTTACCACAAAGTAAAATCTTTGACGTCCATCGACACAGTGCGGATAGACGGAGACCTACAGATCACCAAGCTGGGCTaa